The following nucleotide sequence is from Carassius carassius chromosome 16, fCarCar2.1, whole genome shotgun sequence.
tgttttgacctgCAACTATGCCGCCTCACTGTCACTCAGTTGCCCTGCTGggggggctctgttgccggaacggaacaatgtacaggactctGGAAtcatccaaagctgtatctagagccctaacattcttactgtcctcaattagaGTTTGGATgcttgtctctaattctgaaatcttctctgtcagcctaactatttgtgtgaagtgacattcagccaagtatggtgacccattctcagaatccatgctctgcatttaacccatccaaagtgcacacacacagcagtgaacacacacccggagcagtgggcagccatttatgctgcggcgcccgaggagcagttgggggtttggtgccttcatcaagggcacctaagtcgtgatattgCCTGCTCGAGATTCGAACCCagaaccctagggttaggagtcaaactctctaaccactagggcACGACTTCCCcgatttccctgcatttatcacgtGTGAAtctgcagactgttataaaaagaggggatgccacacagtggtaaacatggccttgtcccaacttttttagaatgtgtagctctcatcaAATCTAAAATGAGCCACattttggcatgacatttcaaaatgtctcactttcaacatttgatatgttatctatattctattgtgaataaaatataagtttacgagatttgtaaattattccattccttttttacttagAATTTCTACAGTGTCCCacatttttggaatcgggtttataAATTTATACTTAAATAGATCCTATACTTTAACAGTGTGAACTTAAACAGCTATTGCTTTctgtctttgttaaaaaaaatatttgcaaactGTTTCTTTAACAGTGTCCCTGAAAATGCAGTACTTAATTTTATTCACTAATAGGGTTCAATATGAGACATTAGATTCAGACGTCAAAACTCACAGGAACTACAAGAATTTCAAAGACAATCTCCTGCAGATCTTCCAGGTaggaaaacattttcaataatattGACCTTTTATAACAAATAGTTTACTGAACAAAGCTTGCAAGAATAATTTCTGATTTATCAcaataatttgttttcttttaggaatacataaaaatgtaaaaggaaaatgtgtattttttattatttatttctttaggaTCTTGAAAGAAAAATTCTCACATTTCTGAAGAATGAGCtgcaaaagtttaagaaaatattacaaaaagaagacATAGAATACTTTGTGAAGGATTTTAATGAGAACAGATGCAGAAACAAAGAAGCAGCCCTTGATCTCACGCTCTACTTCATGAGAGAGATGAAGCAAGATGAAGCTGCTGATACTCTAGAAGGTTAGAGACTCGTGATCATGTATTGGAGAAAATAGCATAACTAAAAggctaacagaattttttttcatcCCTGTGTTTAGATGAACTGTTCTTCATTCATCAGCTAAAATGTAGCCTAAAGAAGAAGTATAAATGTGTGTTTGAAGGAATTGCAAAGCAAGGTGACTCTACACTTCTGAAGAACATCTACACAGATCTCTATATCACTCAGGGTTGTAGTGAACAggtcaatactgaacatgaggtgagacagattgaAGTTGCTTCCAGACGTCATGAATCACAGGAGATACAGGTTGAgtgcaaacatttgtttgaagcacctgaacaagacaagcagatcagaactgtactgacaaaaggagttgctggcatcggaaaatcagtctctgtgcagaagtttgttctggattgggccgaaggaaaagaaaatcaagatatcagctTCATATTTCCTCTTCCATTAAGAGAGATGAACTTAAAGGATCAAGAAAAACTAAGTTTGATGGACCTTATAACTCAGTTTTTCCCAGAGACAAAAGGACTGAACCTTACAAGAAGAAATCAATTAAAAGTCTTGTTCATTCTTGATGGATTGGATGAATGTCGACTTCCTGTGAACTTTAAGGATAATGAGACGTGGTCTGATGTTTCATCAGCAGTCTCTCTGGATGTTCTCCTGACGAACCTCATCAAGGGAAATCTGCTTCCTTCTGCTTTCATCTGGATCACCAGCAGACCAGCAGCTGCCAGTAAGATTCCTCCTGACTGTATCGACCGGCTGACAGAGATACGAGGATTCAATGATGCACAAAAggaggagtacttcagaaaaagATTAATGGATGAGAATCAGGCCAAAGAAATCATTGATCATGTTAAACAATCAAAGAGTCTCtttatcatgtgccacatcccagtcttctgctggatttcagccactgttctccagaacattttagaggagaaaagaaattatgttgtgaaaaacaatcagacTGATGATGCCTCCAAAACACTGCAGGAGTCAAATACTGAAGACACTCCTAAGACtctgacacaaatgtacacacactttcTCAGATTTCAGATCCAGCATAGCAGACGAAAGTATGATGGAGAATATACACCAGATGTTTTCTGGGATAAAGATGCCATCTTTTCACTGGGGAAACTGGCATTTGATCAGCTAGAAAGAAACAACGTGGTCTTCTATGACACAGATCTGGAAGCCTGTGGTATTGACGTCTATAAGGCATCAGTGTACTCAGGCATGTGTACCCAGATCTTTAAGGAGGAAACAGGGATCACTCTTGGTACCATGTACTGCTTCGTTCACTTGAGCATTCAAGAGTTTATTGCAGCCCTTTATGCACATCTCTTTCTAGACATTAACAAGAAATATGTGTTTGATCATGACtctacaaaacagaaaaataaaagtgaaagcatGATTGATTTGCTCAGAACTGCAGTTGACAAGACACTAGAGAGTGATAATGGACACCTGGATCTTTTTCTTCGATTCCTCCTTGGTTTGTCACtccagtccaatcagagactcttacagggTCTGTTGACAAAGAAAATTAGAAATGAGCAAACTAAAGAGGAAATAATTCAGTACATCAAACAGAAATTTGAAGCTCATCTGTCTCCAGagagatccatcaatctgttctactgtctgaatgaactgaacgACCAAACTCTGGTGAAAGACATTCAGACCCACCTTAGCAAAGGAAGTCTCTCATCTGTTGATCTTTCACCTGCCCAGTGGTCTGCTTTGGTCTTTGTGTTGTTGACAtcagaggaggagctggaggagtttgagcttcagaaattcaAGAAATCAGACGAGTGTCTAATTCGATTAACAGCGGTCATCAAAACGTCCAAAAGAGCTCTGTAAGTTAttgttctttgttaatgttttgttcAGATCTTatccctctgaggtctaagggtattttggggcctggagaagttttgtcatgccctgacatttgtgcttttttcagtttcttataaatatctaaatggctaaagtctaatctcactgtaatcagcacacaCTGGGCTGTAATAACATGTGGGCAGCATGTAtaaacatgattgtgtttttgagaaaaaaaatgttatgcgtggttagtgaaaaactaaaaatgtgaaatcacttgaataaggcaataaaacacataaagaacattggttcccgggacttttgagaactggagcttgtagcctagaatatttctttctaaattatgtgaaaatcatcttgtttactcactcacagaaaacaatatattgatttaaattgtcTAAGACacattttgttggtaaaagtcatatgcgagtaggcgtcaactataatcaatattattgtgatttacacctgagaagacaaaggctagcataatgagcctttcagtcagctgtgtgactgagaggggaagagttacaagaaagaatgtgagtacaaaataaatgtatataattttatgtttgtagtttatttcgaatatatttaattatcccacaaaataatttaatattcatttgcgagtgcagttaaacagtttattaggaacaatcaaagctgactgtCACGAacgtacacacaaacagagagattcAATTGCAGTGTTTAATAGGGAGAATCCAAAAATCGTTGTCCAGACAGTCAAGACGTCAATATTaacaaaagcagtccaaaaacaagaaacacgaaAAACACTAAGGAACACGAgaaagcagggtgacataaaccaaggactccatgaaactgatagaaacaaactgggtttatatggacaggtgaaaacgatgaaagtgggaaatgtagtgcctgcagtggggtgactctaTGGGGaggtgagaccactagtggacacccagggaaacacagaccagacactgtgacattaccacCCCCCCTTCCCCCaccctctaaggagcagctaccagatgctcctcagaacacaaaaacaaaccaaagaacaaagagatcaggagggaggtggactggtggaggatcagggggagggacggagggccagatccATAGGCTCTGGAAGTTTAGCTGAGACGTGActaggctctggaagttcagctgagacgtgactaGGCTCTGGAAGTttagctgagacgtgacgaggctctggaaggtcagcagagacgtgacgaggctctggaaggtcagcagAGACATgatgaggctctggtagatccgtggtgatttgactgggttcaggaagatcaactgtggcttgacttgactcatgaagatcattggtgacttgactcttctcatgaagatcattggtgacttgactttgcccatgaagatcattggtgacttgactttgcccatgaagatcattggtgacttgatcttgctcatgaagatcaagagtgacttgacgactcatgaggtctaactgtggttttgcttgactcatgggtgttaatggtgacttgacctgactcaggacAGTATATGGTgatctgactagactctgggaaatcagcggggacctggtcagtggggacctgactcgactctggagggtcaacggggacctgactcgactctgggaaatcagcggggacctggtcagtggggacctgactcgactct
It contains:
- the LOC132159385 gene encoding NLR family CARD domain-containing protein 3-like, translated to MSEKRGKTSLSQKQSVRSGSHASSSVSVKSDQSKDDPPNFSEEETSSAKSVRSGSHVSSSVSVKSEQSKDDPPNFSEKKASSTKRVQYETLDSDVKTHRNYKNFKDNLLQIFQDLERKILTFLKNELQKFKKILQKEDIEYFVKDFNENRCRNKEAALDLTLYFMREMKQDEAADTLEDELFFIHQLKCSLKKKYKCVFEGIAKQGDSTLLKNIYTDLYITQGCSEQVNTEHEVRQIEVASRRHESQEIQVECKHLFEAPEQDKQIRTVLTKGVAGIGKSVSVQKFVLDWAEGKENQDISFIFPLPLREMNLKDQEKLSLMDLITQFFPETKGLNLTRRNQLKVLFILDGLDECRLPVNFKDNETWSDVSSAVSLDVLLTNLIKGNLLPSAFIWITSRPAAASKIPPDCIDRLTEIRGFNDAQKEEYFRKRLMDENQAKEIIDHVKQSKSLFIMCHIPVFCWISATVLQNILEEKRNYVVKNNQTDDASKTLQESNTEDTPKTLTQMYTHFLRFQIQHSRRKYDGEYTPDVFWDKDAIFSLGKLAFDQLERNNVVFYDTDLEACGIDVYKASVYSGMCTQIFKEETGITLGTMYCFVHLSIQEFIAALYAHLFLDINKKYVFDHDSTKQKNKSESMIDLLRTAVDKTLESDNGHLDLFLRFLLGLSLQSNQRLLQGLLTKKIRNEQTKEEIIQYIKQKFEAHLSPERSINLFYCLNELNDQTLVKDIQTHLSKGSLSSVDLSPAQWSALVFVLLTSEEELEEFELQKFKKSDECLIRLTAVIKTSKRAL